A single genomic interval of uncultured Pseudodesulfovibrio sp. harbors:
- a CDS encoding alpha/beta hydrolase, producing the protein MGHSTIDGTPLTMKLMASDAAELLKAIGIDRADVMGWSMGSIIAQEMALAYPDRVGKMILYGTAVDSAPVKAALDGMVR; encoded by the coding sequence ATGGGACATTCGACCATCGACGGCACGCCTTTGACCATGAAGCTGATGGCCTCGGACGCCGCTGAACTGCTAAAGGCAATCGGAATTGACCGCGCCGATGTCATGGGATGGTCCATGGGGTCGATCATCGCTCAGGAAATGGCGCTCGCGTATCCGGACAGGGTGGGCAAAATGATTCTCTACGGGACAGCCGTGGACTCGGCCCCGGTCAAAGCCGCGTTGGATGGCATGGTGCGCTGA
- a CDS encoding alpha/beta hydrolase — protein MARLFPDAWKELHPDIYSRLPSTSITPSAEVIGRQYKALVNWPGTRERLATLNKETLVIVGQDDRITPPEQAMATVSLIEGAWLTRFKGADHWLMYQAGKDMASVIEGFLSVQGDLILSSQR, from the coding sequence GTGGCGCGACTGTTTCCCGACGCATGGAAAGAGCTGCACCCCGATATTTACTCACGCCTCCCCTCGACCTCCATTACACCATCAGCCGAGGTTATTGGTCGACAATACAAAGCCTTGGTCAACTGGCCCGGAACAAGGGAACGACTCGCCACGCTGAACAAGGAAACACTCGTCATTGTGGGACAGGATGACCGGATTACGCCGCCTGAGCAGGCCATGGCAACAGTCAGTCTCATTGAAGGAGCATGGCTCACCCGGTTCAAGGGGGCCGACCACTGGCTGATGTATCAGGCGGGAAAGGACATGGCTTCCGTAATTGAGGGGTTTCTCAGTGTGCAGGGAGATTTGATTCTTTCTTCCCAAAGATAG